Proteins found in one Halobaculum sp. MBLA0147 genomic segment:
- a CDS encoding TlpA family protein disulfide reductase, which produces MPSTDRRTVLTAAVLAVSGTLAGCSGVTSGGSTEATGGGAESGSESTGATGTESGRIALESVVTAGDLPSGTVPLRREGTVSLVNFFATWCGPCKEEMPAFRKLRAKYDPSQLHMVSVTPQVDEAAIEAFWEEYDATWPVVSDASLAATQRWDADSYPTNLLFERDGEPASDTVTSGWRSGVNARSFEELDELIAPLVEEGRS; this is translated from the coding sequence ATGCCCTCCACAGACAGACGAACGGTGCTGACAGCCGCGGTACTGGCGGTGAGTGGGACACTCGCCGGGTGTAGCGGTGTGACGAGCGGTGGATCGACCGAGGCGACCGGCGGCGGTGCAGAGTCGGGGAGCGAGTCGACCGGAGCGACCGGGACCGAGAGCGGGCGGATCGCACTCGAGTCCGTCGTCACGGCCGGCGACCTCCCGTCGGGGACGGTGCCACTCCGCCGCGAGGGGACGGTCTCGCTGGTCAACTTCTTCGCCACGTGGTGTGGCCCGTGTAAGGAGGAGATGCCGGCGTTCCGGAAACTGCGTGCGAAGTACGACCCCTCACAGCTCCACATGGTGTCGGTCACGCCACAGGTGGACGAGGCGGCCATCGAGGCGTTCTGGGAGGAGTACGACGCGACCTGGCCGGTCGTGAGCGACGCGTCCCTCGCCGCCACACAGCGGTGGGACGCGGACAGTTACCCGACGAACCTCCTGTTCGAGCGGGACGGCGAGCCGGCGAGCGACACGGTGACCTCCGGGTGGCGCAGCGGTGTCAACGCGCGGTCGTTCGAGGAACTGGACGAGCTGATCGCACCACTCGTCGAGGAGGGTCGGTCGTGA